The Faecalibaculum rodentium genome segment GACCGGGAAACCCGGACCGGCGGATACAGAACCCAGGTGCTGGACGTGATTGCAGGCAATATCCGGGCAGAACGGCTGTATAGGCGGCGAGGGTTTGAAATGACCGGCCGGAGCTCGCTACAGGAAGGAGACCGGCTGCTGCGGTTTCACCTGTACCGGAGAGATATGAAAGAAGGATGAGAATCCGCGGGAGCGCCTTCAGGTCATCTATAATGACAGAAACAAAGAGTGTTATAATTTTACGGGATTGAAAGTGGTTACAATACGACCTATAATGCACCCGAGAAGAAAGGGAGCACGTATGAAAAAGTATTTTGCTGTGCCTGCTGTCATGACCCTGGCTCTGGGTCTGACAGCCTGTTCCTCCGGTTCCGGAAACACCGGTGCCAAAGACGGAGAGAAACCTGCCCAGGTGCTGAATCTGTCCAAGGAGAACGATGTCATCACCATGGATTCCACGCTTGCCACAGATGGCATGTCCTTCGAAGTCATCAACATGTGCATCGAAGGCCTGGAAACCACCAATGAGAACGCCGATATTGTACCCGCCCTGGCGGAATCCTACGATGTATCGGACGACGACCTGACTTATACCTTCCATCTGCGGGATGCGAAGTGGTCCAACGGCGATCCTGTGACAGCGGCTGATTTCGAATATGCCTGGAAAGACGCGGCTACAGATCCCACCTGTGACTACGCCTATATCTTTGGCAGTGACGGAGCCTGCATCAAGGGTGCCGACGAAGCCATGGGCGATCCGGCCAAAAAAGATGAAATCGCAGTCAAGGCAGTGGATGACAAGACCCTGGAGGTCACACTGTCCCGGAAAACTCCGTATTTTGTGTCTCTGACCACATTCCCGCCGTTCTATCCCGTAAACGAAAAATTCGCGGAGGAACAGGGAGACCAGTACGGCCTGTCTCCCGACAACCTGCTCTACTGCGGTCCCTTCAAGCTGGATGAATGGGTCAAGGGCAATTCACTGAAACTGAGCAAAAATGCAGATTACTGGGGTGCAGATGATGTAGCCCTGGAGGAAATCAACATCAACATCGTGCCGGAGCCTTCGTCGGCAGCACTGGCCTATGAAAACGGAACGACGGACTATGCCCGCCTGAATTCATCCCTGGTGGACAAGTACAAGGACAACGAAGCCTACAAGTCCGTGCTGGGCAGTTTCCTGTGGTATCTGCAGTACAATTTTGAAAACGGGGACCTGCAGAACGAGAATCTGCGCAAGGCCCTGACTTATGCCGTGGACAAGGAGAACCTGACGCAGAATGTCCTGAAGGACGGATCCATTCCGGCAGAAGGCTTTGTCACCGTAAAACTGGCGAATGGACCGGATGGCAAGGACTACCGCGAAACAGCAGAAGGCTATTTCACGGAAACCGGCGAAGACAGCGAAAAGCTTGCCCAGGAGTACTGGGAAAAGGCAAAAAAGGAACTGGGCAAGGATGAAATCAATCTGCGGTTCCTGTTTGAACCCTCGGATCCTGCCAAGTCGGCAGCAGAATTTATCCAGTCGGAACTCTCCAAGCTGGAGGGCCTGAACATTGAAATGGTGTCCCAGGAAAAGAACGTCCGTCTGAAAACCCAGCAGAACGGAGACTTCGATGTGGTGCTGACCCGCTGGGGACCGGACTATGCCGATCCGACAACGTATCTGAACGTGCTTCTGCCGGGCGGATCCTTCAACTTCGGCAAATATCCCAACGAAGAGTACACCGAGAAACTGAAGGAAGCGGCAGATGCCGATACCGATGAAGAGCGCTGGCAGCTGCTGAAGGATGCTGAAAAGATCGCCATGGACGATGTGGCAGTGGGACCGGTGTTCCAGACCGGAGCATCCGACCTGCTGAACCCGAAGGTGAAGCACCTGGTGGACAACCCTGTGGGTGTGCCCTTTGTCTACAAGTATGTGACCATCGAGGAATAAAACCAGGAAAGTGAAAAGAGCCGGAGCGGCTCTTTTTTCTGGAGAGATGGACTTCTGCAGAGAAGTCCTGAACCGACTGCATCAGAAACGTGAAGTTCGAAACAGCAAGGAGACAGAGATGAAGACAGTCATTACCAATACATTGGACGGCAGTGACATCCTGGTGGATGGAGACCGCATTGCTGCACTGGGAACACCGGCCATGATCCGGTCCATGGCAGGACCGGATGCCAGGATTCTGGATGTGCAAAAGTCCATGGCACTGCCGGGGTTCAACGATTCTCACATGCATCTGCGCATGACAGGGCAGATGCTCACCGGATGCCGTCTGGACACAGCCGGGTCCATTACGGAAATCCAGTCGATTCTGCGCAGCTGTCATGAACCCTTTGTTCATGGTATGGGCTGGGATCAGGAAAACCTGCTGGAAAAGCGCATGCCGGAGCGCCGGGATCTTGATGCAGTGAATCCGGATATCCCCATTGTCTGCGAGAGATACTGCACACACATCCTCACAGCCAACACAGCCGCCATGAAACTGGCAGGCGTATGGCGGGAGGACGGGATTTTTCAGGAAGCTGCCTGCGAACCGCTGCTGGAAGCGCTGGACTCACAGGCAGCCAGACACATCCAGGCGGGGGTGGATCACTGCCTGGCCCGTGGATTGACCACGGTCCAGATCGCAGACCTCAAAACCGGCAACTGGAGAAAGCTGCTTCCCCTGTACAGGGACGCGTCGCAGCGCATCCGGATCCATCACCAGGTCAATATCACCGATCCAAAGGAAATGGAAGACTTCCTGCGGGAAGCGAGGCTGTATGAAACAGATACCCATACCTTCGGTCCGTTCAAGGGCTTTGCAGACGGGTCGCTGGGAGGGAGGACAGCATGGCTGGGCAGGGAGTATGCCGATGAACCGGGGAACTTCGGGGAGCCCTGCATGACAGAAGAGGAGATGGAAACGTTCGTGGAAGCCTGCGACAGGCTGAATCGTCCGGTGATTTTTCATGCCATCGGAGATGCTGCGATCCGTCAGGTGCTTGCCGTCTACAGGCGGCATCCGGGCATGAAGCAGGGGATCCTGCATCTGCAGATCACGGATGAAGCCATTCTGCAGGATCTGGAGCGACTGCAGACAGACTGCATGGTCCAGCCTGTTTTCTGGCGGAGCGACCGGAATATCGTCGAACAGCGGGTGGGAACACGGATGGCGCGGACCAGCTATGCCTTTGGCTGGATGGCATCCCATGCCAGGGTGAGTCTCGGAACAGATTGCCCGATCGAAGACTGCGATCCTCTGGAGAATATTCGCTGGGCGGTGTCCATGCCCGGCGGACTGTCAGAAAAACAGGCGCTGACAGCTTATACAGAAGGAAGCGCCTGGGCGATGGGCCGAAGCCGGGATTTGGGGAAACTGGCACCAGGGTATCTCGCAGACATTGTCTTTGTCCGGGATGGAACGGTGACAGGTGTCATGGTGAACGGGCAGATGACAGAGTAACAGCCGCCCGCGTATCCGGGGGCCTGAAACCCGCTGAATTGTCCGTTGACATTGCCAGAACGGTTTCCTATAATATCAGTTGCGACGTGAGGAGAAGAGCATGAAATTTACCAAACAGGATTTCCTGCAGAGTCCGCAGATGATGATCAATGTGGACGAACACATCAAGGTGGAGGAAAATGACTTCCTCCGGCACAGTCCTGTCCGCTCGATTCCGTCTGCACACATCACCGGCACCCTTTCCTATGACGGCAAGGCCCTGGTGACCA includes the following:
- a CDS encoding amidohydrolase, producing the protein MKTVITNTLDGSDILVDGDRIAALGTPAMIRSMAGPDARILDVQKSMALPGFNDSHMHLRMTGQMLTGCRLDTAGSITEIQSILRSCHEPFVHGMGWDQENLLEKRMPERRDLDAVNPDIPIVCERYCTHILTANTAAMKLAGVWREDGIFQEAACEPLLEALDSQAARHIQAGVDHCLARGLTTVQIADLKTGNWRKLLPLYRDASQRIRIHHQVNITDPKEMEDFLREARLYETDTHTFGPFKGFADGSLGGRTAWLGREYADEPGNFGEPCMTEEEMETFVEACDRLNRPVIFHAIGDAAIRQVLAVYRRHPGMKQGILHLQITDEAILQDLERLQTDCMVQPVFWRSDRNIVEQRVGTRMARTSYAFGWMASHARVSLGTDCPIEDCDPLENIRWAVSMPGGLSEKQALTAYTEGSAWAMGRSRDLGKLAPGYLADIVFVRDGTVTGVMVNGQMTE
- a CDS encoding peptide ABC transporter substrate-binding protein, yielding MKKYFAVPAVMTLALGLTACSSGSGNTGAKDGEKPAQVLNLSKENDVITMDSTLATDGMSFEVINMCIEGLETTNENADIVPALAESYDVSDDDLTYTFHLRDAKWSNGDPVTAADFEYAWKDAATDPTCDYAYIFGSDGACIKGADEAMGDPAKKDEIAVKAVDDKTLEVTLSRKTPYFVSLTTFPPFYPVNEKFAEEQGDQYGLSPDNLLYCGPFKLDEWVKGNSLKLSKNADYWGADDVALEEININIVPEPSSAALAYENGTTDYARLNSSLVDKYKDNEAYKSVLGSFLWYLQYNFENGDLQNENLRKALTYAVDKENLTQNVLKDGSIPAEGFVTVKLANGPDGKDYRETAEGYFTETGEDSEKLAQEYWEKAKKELGKDEINLRFLFEPSDPAKSAAEFIQSELSKLEGLNIEMVSQEKNVRLKTQQNGDFDVVLTRWGPDYADPTTYLNVLLPGGSFNFGKYPNEEYTEKLKEAADADTDEERWQLLKDAEKIAMDDVAVGPVFQTGASDLLNPKVKHLVDNPVGVPFVYKYVTIEE